The Treponema primitia ZAS-1 genome has a segment encoding these proteins:
- a CDS encoding glycoside hydrolase family 2 TIM barrel-domain containing protein, with the protein MTKQKNHLYYNPMMERKISPRTTLENRFWETPELQGLNRLPMRSPLLPFSSEEAALTDTIAGPEFRAALANPLCLSLDGTWSFKLVNNPNDDDPVEWTGPQYAAQGWGEIRVPGTWTLQGYDKPHYTNVQMPFDVLPPHAPEHNPTGLYRRKITLPKTWENRRTVLHIGSAESCCLVYVNGVFAGAAKDTRLPQEYDISSFLTNGENTLCLKVVRYSDASYMEDQDQWWFGGIHRSVYLYSTEECYIKDIKAIPGLGADNTITPDGVLDLEISLGGDLPQGRSSGNAVLASSGADDPFVLAYALYPFTLPSSADDAKNIAGDLLKKNKPIIAGELSLDCNYRLNSNSVRVELAVPNPAIWSHETPNLYIFTVTLLRKGKAIEHTGFCTGFRSVRVAKRELLINEKAVLIKGVNRHEHHEKTGKTIPVESMVRDIMLLKQHNFNAVRTCHYPNDEGWYDLCDRYGIYLTDEANIEHHCFYDQLCRDTAWSYAYLARVERMVERDKNHPSVIIWSLGNESGDGGNNTLCGAWIRKFDPSRPVHYEGAIRPERGQGAFTLDSLSRGRGITDIIGPMYPEIKLITDFVKYREDDRPLIMCEYSHGMGNSNGSLADYWKAIEELHGLQGGYIWDWIDQGIEAFSATGQKYWKYGGDFGDDPTDYDFCLNGILFPDQTPKPAMAECKQLFSPVKITAIPGKPYSFRVENRFDFSSLDGVELQWKLSAGPAVSAESVILAQGKAALPSISPGASAEITFPVDTKINIQDHRGIIFIHIDICLKKRTFWAEGGFVIGSAERILREQVPVQEQVSVWEQTPLRSNQAITEFAALFKPSLFRVPTENDGLKTYVHLRGDPAAEFYYKDKAMYPWLDLDLLHLRLKDEKNEPLQWEGYSANRYTAVLESGSNAASGFKDRRIGTYTRTIVEGGETHPLIMDILFNLEPDLPELPKIGISAQIPAHYRNITWFGRGPQESYPDRCAGAFLGLYEDSPASLETPYIVPQENGNRVGVRRISLSGQDALPITILSAEPVHMSASRYTQENLWKSLHTTDLVDVSADGGYYLLNIDCAQRGVGTATCGPDTLEQYRVRPGIFRMRLYIC; encoded by the coding sequence TTGACAAAACAAAAAAACCATCTCTACTATAATCCTATGATGGAAAGAAAAATAAGCCCCCGGACGACTCTTGAGAACCGCTTCTGGGAAACCCCTGAATTGCAGGGCCTTAACCGGCTCCCCATGCGGAGTCCCCTCCTGCCTTTTTCTTCGGAAGAAGCGGCATTGACCGACACGATTGCCGGACCTGAATTCCGTGCGGCGCTTGCCAACCCCCTCTGTCTCAGCCTTGACGGGACCTGGTCCTTCAAGCTGGTGAACAACCCGAATGATGATGATCCTGTGGAATGGACCGGTCCGCAATATGCCGCCCAAGGCTGGGGGGAAATCCGGGTTCCCGGAACCTGGACGCTCCAGGGATACGACAAACCGCACTATACCAATGTTCAGATGCCCTTTGACGTCCTTCCGCCTCATGCCCCGGAGCACAATCCCACGGGGCTGTACCGCAGAAAAATTACCCTTCCCAAAACCTGGGAGAACCGCCGCACGGTGCTCCACATCGGTTCCGCAGAGAGCTGCTGCCTGGTCTACGTGAACGGCGTTTTTGCCGGGGCTGCCAAGGATACCCGGCTGCCCCAGGAATACGATATCAGCAGTTTCCTTACAAACGGCGAGAATACCCTCTGCCTCAAGGTAGTCCGCTATTCCGATGCCAGTTATATGGAAGATCAGGATCAATGGTGGTTTGGCGGGATACACCGGAGCGTGTACCTGTACTCCACGGAAGAATGCTATATCAAGGACATCAAAGCCATACCGGGATTGGGAGCTGACAATACCATTACACCCGATGGCGTTCTTGACCTGGAGATTAGCCTGGGCGGGGATCTTCCCCAGGGACGCAGCAGCGGGAATGCCGTTCTTGCCTCATCAGGGGCGGATGATCCCTTTGTCCTGGCCTACGCGCTGTACCCCTTTACGCTGCCCTCCTCGGCGGATGACGCAAAGAATATCGCCGGGGATCTTCTGAAAAAAAACAAGCCGATCATTGCCGGAGAACTGAGCCTGGACTGTAATTATCGCCTCAATTCAAACAGCGTTCGTGTGGAGCTTGCAGTCCCCAATCCTGCGATCTGGTCACACGAGACGCCGAATCTCTATATCTTCACCGTAACACTATTACGGAAGGGCAAAGCCATTGAGCATACCGGTTTCTGTACCGGCTTTAGATCCGTCCGGGTAGCCAAACGGGAACTGCTGATAAACGAAAAAGCGGTGCTGATAAAAGGTGTTAACCGCCATGAGCATCATGAGAAAACCGGCAAGACCATTCCGGTAGAATCCATGGTCCGGGATATCATGCTCCTCAAACAGCATAACTTTAATGCGGTACGGACCTGCCACTACCCTAACGACGAAGGCTGGTACGATCTCTGCGACCGGTACGGCATCTACCTTACCGATGAAGCGAATATTGAGCATCACTGTTTCTACGATCAGCTCTGCCGGGATACCGCATGGTCCTACGCTTACCTTGCACGGGTGGAGCGCATGGTGGAACGGGACAAGAATCATCCCTCGGTCATCATTTGGTCCCTGGGGAATGAAAGCGGCGACGGGGGAAACAACACCCTCTGCGGCGCTTGGATTCGTAAATTCGACCCGAGCCGCCCGGTCCATTACGAGGGAGCGATCCGGCCTGAACGGGGCCAGGGAGCCTTTACCCTGGATTCATTGAGCAGGGGCAGGGGTATTACGGATATCATAGGCCCCATGTACCCGGAGATAAAACTGATTACCGACTTTGTCAAATACCGGGAAGATGACCGCCCGCTTATTATGTGCGAGTATTCCCACGGCATGGGCAATTCCAACGGCAGCCTTGCGGATTACTGGAAGGCGATCGAGGAGCTCCACGGCCTCCAGGGGGGCTATATCTGGGACTGGATCGATCAGGGCATCGAAGCCTTTAGCGCCACAGGGCAAAAGTACTGGAAGTACGGCGGCGATTTCGGGGATGATCCTACGGATTACGATTTCTGTTTAAACGGTATCCTGTTTCCGGACCAGACCCCCAAACCGGCCATGGCGGAGTGTAAGCAGCTATTTTCTCCGGTCAAAATTACGGCGATTCCCGGAAAACCCTATAGCTTTAGAGTGGAGAACCGTTTTGATTTTTCTTCCTTGGATGGGGTGGAGCTGCAATGGAAGCTCTCTGCGGGACCTGCGGTGTCCGCAGAATCGGTCATCCTTGCCCAGGGGAAGGCGGCGCTTCCGAGCATCTCCCCCGGCGCTTCGGCTGAAATAACATTTCCGGTGGATACGAAAATAAATATTCAAGATCATAGGGGCATTATCTTTATCCATATCGATATTTGTTTAAAGAAACGGACTTTCTGGGCTGAGGGCGGCTTTGTTATAGGATCTGCGGAACGGATACTTCGGGAACAAGTTCCTGTGCAGGAACAGGTTTCTGTTTGGGAACAGACTCCTCTCCGGTCTAACCAGGCGATCACCGAATTTGCCGCTTTGTTTAAGCCATCGTTGTTCAGGGTCCCTACGGAAAATGACGGCCTTAAAACCTATGTTCACCTGCGGGGAGACCCTGCGGCAGAATTTTATTACAAAGACAAGGCTATGTATCCCTGGCTTGATCTTGATCTGCTGCATCTCCGGCTTAAGGATGAAAAGAATGAACCCCTGCAGTGGGAGGGGTACTCGGCCAATAGATATACTGCGGTACTTGAATCCGGCAGCAACGCTGCATCGGGATTTAAGGACAGGCGGATCGGAACCTATACCCGCACCATTGTTGAGGGCGGTGAAACCCATCCCCTGATTATGGATATCCTCTTTAACCTTGAGCCGGATCTGCCGGAACTCCCCAAGATTGGGATCAGCGCCCAAATTCCCGCCCATTACCGTAACATCACATGGTTCGGCAGGGGGCCCCAGGAATCGTATCCGGATCGCTGCGCCGGAGCTTTTCTGGGCCTTTACGAAGACAGCCCCGCAAGCCTGGAGACACCCTATATCGTTCCCCAGGAAAACGGCAACCGCGTGGGGGTACGACGCATCAGCCTTTCGGGACAGGACGCTTTGCCAATAACCATACTATCCGCAGAGCCTGTGCATATGAGCGCCAGCAGATATACACAGGAAAATCTGTGGAAAAGCCTGCATACCACTGACCTTGTTGATGTTTCTGCGGATGGGGGTTACTATCTTCTGAACATCGACTGTGCTCAGCGGGGAGTGGGAACCGCCACCTGCGGGCCGGATACCCTGGAACAGTACCGGGTACGGCCGGGGATTTTCAGGATGCGGCTGTATATTTGTTGA
- a CDS encoding Gfo/Idh/MocA family protein: protein MNVGILGAGGIANLMAKTLNGMETAKAYAVAARDLHRAKDFAEKYGISQAYGSYEELYRDKNVDLIYIATPISHHFDQMKAAILQGKNILCEKAFTLNAAQAKEILALGKEKKVLVTEAIWTRYMPMRLTMDEVIAKGLIGEIKALSANLAYPVSKVERLGSLDLGGGSLLDIGVYPINFALMHFGDKIKKIETTMVPYTSGVDAAGNVNLIYDDGKIAFLQFGMTFRSDRRGIVYGDKGYIESLNINNYAGIRVYDVNDTLIASFETPPQVTGYEYEVESCRKAIEAGTLECPEMPHREIIRVMEIMDQIRKIWGLEFPGE, encoded by the coding sequence ATGAACGTAGGGATACTTGGGGCCGGAGGTATTGCCAATTTGATGGCAAAAACCCTGAATGGAATGGAAACCGCAAAAGCCTATGCGGTGGCAGCGCGGGACTTACATAGGGCTAAGGATTTTGCGGAAAAGTATGGCATATCCCAGGCGTATGGGTCCTACGAAGAGTTGTATCGGGACAAAAATGTCGATCTGATTTATATTGCCACTCCCATATCTCATCATTTTGATCAGATGAAAGCAGCGATTTTGCAGGGGAAAAATATTCTTTGCGAAAAGGCATTTACCTTGAACGCAGCCCAGGCGAAGGAAATACTTGCCCTGGGGAAAGAAAAAAAAGTGCTGGTTACAGAAGCTATCTGGACCCGATATATGCCCATGCGGCTCACCATGGATGAAGTTATTGCGAAGGGTCTGATTGGGGAGATTAAAGCTCTTTCCGCAAACCTGGCGTATCCGGTCTCTAAGGTGGAGCGGCTGGGGAGCCTGGATTTAGGGGGCGGTTCCCTTTTGGATATTGGGGTATATCCTATCAATTTTGCGCTGATGCATTTCGGGGACAAGATAAAAAAGATTGAGACAACCATGGTTCCCTATACAAGCGGAGTTGATGCTGCGGGTAATGTCAACCTTATCTATGATGACGGCAAGATAGCTTTTCTGCAGTTTGGCATGACCTTTCGGAGTGACCGGCGTGGGATAGTATATGGCGATAAAGGCTATATCGAATCCCTTAACATTAATAATTACGCGGGAATTCGGGTCTATGATGTTAACGATACGCTCATCGCTTCCTTTGAAACGCCGCCGCAGGTAACCGGTTATGAGTATGAGGTTGAGTCATGCAGGAAGGCCATAGAAGCCGGCACACTTGAGTGTCCGGAAATGCCCCACCGGGAGATTATACGGGTGATGGAAATCATGGACCAGATTAGGAAGATTTGGGGGCTGGAATTTCCGGGAGAATAA
- a CDS encoding phosphatase PAP2 family protein — translation MKKLIIALFIIMQAGAVFAESHYTFELKKDLILGSTAAGIFAVPFFIDNPATVPNEFSKDDINNFDRPLMYSYDGQIDTITSIGAYGLLVLPALSLAGNIKDFNAIATYGIMYAEAFLLTYGTKDILKNAINRYRPYCYSGEIPGDQSSEYEDSFPSGHTSLAFMAAGFLSSTFLTEYPDSKWRIPVVGISYSLAAGIAAGRILSGNHFLTDVIVGAGIGSLYGYLIPALHLKRSGSERITLTPTINGILVSVKI, via the coding sequence GTGAAGAAATTGATTATTGCGTTATTTATTATCATGCAGGCAGGCGCAGTCTTTGCCGAGAGTCATTATACCTTCGAATTGAAGAAAGATTTGATCCTTGGTTCAACGGCAGCCGGTATTTTTGCCGTTCCGTTTTTCATAGATAACCCGGCAACGGTTCCAAATGAATTTAGCAAGGATGACATTAACAATTTTGACCGTCCTTTAATGTATTCATACGATGGGCAAATTGATACTATCACTTCTATTGGCGCCTATGGGCTCTTGGTTCTTCCCGCTTTATCCCTGGCAGGAAATATAAAAGATTTTAACGCCATTGCAACCTATGGCATTATGTATGCGGAGGCGTTCCTTTTAACCTACGGTACAAAGGATATTTTAAAAAACGCAATTAATAGGTATCGCCCTTATTGCTATTCCGGTGAGATCCCCGGGGATCAATCTTCCGAATATGAGGACAGCTTTCCATCCGGCCATACTTCCCTGGCCTTTATGGCCGCCGGCTTCTTAAGTTCTACCTTTTTAACCGAGTACCCCGATTCCAAGTGGCGTATCCCCGTGGTGGGTATAAGCTATTCCCTTGCGGCGGGAATAGCCGCAGGGCGCATCCTATCCGGTAATCATTTTCTGACCGATGTTATTGTCGGCGCCGGGATTGGTTCCCTCTATGGATATCTTATTCCGGCCCTGCACTTAAAAAGAAGCGGCAGCGAGCGTATAACCCTTACCCCGACAATAAACGGTATTTTGGTATCGGTGAAAATATAA
- a CDS encoding DUF1848 domain-containing protein, whose translation MFINVGGRTDIVNYYSEWLINRIREGYVFSRNPLFQEKVSKYKLDPGVVDCIIFCTKNPKPIMDKLDEIKARGFKMFFYITITSYGKDMEPGVPDYNEMIEAFKELSDAVGKNNLCWRYDPVFVTPKYTIEHHLKCYNEMAEKIAPYTNFCIFSFVEMYKKLSFTFPELRAVSGEEKIVLLQGMGRIAQRHKLRIQTCGDDNDYTEYGINRSGCITVPIIEKAIGKELKAKVKPTRKGCGCIPSNDIGAYNTCPNGCKYCYATNDPNLAIRNYKMHNPKSPILIGELKATDIITDARQVSFKTQHGKEGLLWDCLCRFTSDSDFFT comes from the coding sequence ATGTTTATAAATGTTGGCGGAAGAACTGATATCGTAAATTATTACAGCGAATGGCTGATAAATAGAATACGGGAGGGATATGTTTTTTCTCGGAATCCGCTCTTTCAAGAGAAGGTATCAAAATATAAATTAGACCCCGGCGTAGTGGATTGTATTATTTTCTGTACCAAAAACCCAAAACCAATAATGGATAAGCTTGATGAAATAAAGGCAAGGGGGTTCAAAATGTTTTTCTATATAACGATAACAAGTTACGGGAAAGACATGGAGCCTGGGGTGCCGGATTATAACGAAATGATAGAAGCATTTAAGGAACTTTCCGATGCGGTAGGGAAAAACAATTTATGTTGGCGATATGACCCTGTTTTTGTTACTCCTAAATATACAATAGAGCATCACTTGAAATGCTATAACGAAATGGCTGAAAAAATTGCCCCCTATACAAATTTTTGTATTTTCAGTTTTGTTGAAATGTATAAAAAACTGTCCTTCACTTTCCCGGAGCTTAGGGCGGTATCCGGGGAAGAAAAAATAGTTTTACTACAAGGAATGGGGAGAATTGCTCAAAGGCATAAATTACGTATTCAAACTTGTGGCGATGATAACGACTATACGGAATATGGTATTAACCGTTCAGGGTGTATCACCGTACCCATTATAGAAAAAGCAATAGGCAAAGAACTAAAAGCAAAGGTGAAGCCGACGAGAAAAGGCTGCGGCTGTATCCCAAGTAACGATATAGGGGCATACAACACCTGCCCAAACGGGTGTAAATATTGTTATGCCACTAACGACCCTAATCTTGCAATAAGAAACTATAAAATGCACAATCCAAAATCACCGATTTTAATTGGGGAATTAAAAGCAACCGATATAATTACGGATGCAAGGCAGGTAAGCTTTAAAACGCAACATGGCAAGGAAGGTTTACTGTGGGATTGTTTATGCCGTTTTACATCCGACTCTGATTTTTTTACATAA
- a CDS encoding PIN domain-containing protein, which yields MRYLIDSCVWIDFFNKKMYFQSVSQLLTDNLAFVNKIILAEIIPSAQLFKELDLVNCLAGIPALSLEIDWDEIMEIQYQCLKNGINKLGLLDIAIVQNAKQNNMEVFSTNRHMMLLCKKIRVGCKTA from the coding sequence ATGAGGTATCTTATAGATAGTTGTGTATGGATTGATTTTTTCAATAAGAAAATGTATTTTCAATCGGTTTCTCAATTATTGACCGATAATTTAGCCTTTGTTAATAAAATAATTTTAGCAGAAATAATACCATCCGCTCAATTATTTAAAGAGCTTGATTTAGTAAATTGTCTCGCAGGCATTCCTGCTTTATCATTGGAAATAGACTGGGACGAAATAATGGAAATACAATATCAGTGTTTAAAAAACGGTATAAACAAACTAGGCTTATTGGATATTGCCATTGTTCAAAATGCAAAGCAAAATAATATGGAAGTATTTTCAACAAACCGGCACATGATGTTGTTATGTAAAAAAATCAGAGTCGGATGTAAAACGGCATAA
- a CDS encoding type II toxin-antitoxin system VapB family antitoxin — protein sequence MRTTLNLNETLLSEAMKWTGEPTKTAVINEALKEIITHRKRMRLIEMAGKVKLDVNLDVTRKRK from the coding sequence ATGCGAACAACATTAAATTTAAATGAAACGTTACTATCCGAGGCCATGAAATGGACCGGTGAACCTACAAAAACGGCCGTTATTAATGAAGCTTTAAAAGAAATAATAACTCACAGAAAAAGAATGCGGCTTATTGAAATGGCAGGCAAAGTAAAACTGGATGTTAATCTTGATGTTACGAGAAAAAGAAAATGA
- a CDS encoding type II toxin-antitoxin system RelE/ParE family toxin gives MRTFKNTRFDRFAAKEGINDAELKGMVDQLEAGQADADLGGGVFKVWVARPGEGKSGGYRVIVFFRSGDKTFFQYGFAKSVLANISEKELRVLKRSAKRLFSFDDDDIKDELKNGRLIEI, from the coding sequence ATGCGGACCTTTAAGAATACCAGATTTGACCGCTTTGCCGCCAAGGAAGGTATAAATGACGCCGAGCTAAAGGGCATGGTAGACCAGCTCGAAGCAGGACAGGCCGACGCTGACCTGGGCGGTGGGGTCTTTAAGGTGTGGGTAGCCCGTCCGGGGGAAGGGAAATCCGGGGGTTACCGGGTTATCGTGTTCTTCAGAAGCGGGGACAAGACCTTTTTTCAGTATGGCTTTGCAAAGTCAGTCCTCGCCAATATCAGCGAGAAAGAATTGCGGGTCTTGAAAAGGTCGGCCAAACGCTTGTTTTCATTTGACGATGATGATATTAAAGACGAACTGAAAAACGGAAGACTGATTGAGATTTAG
- a CDS encoding OmpA family protein — protein sequence MRQVPGSAARFFLPALVLAVLAVVAPGVWGEDVGSFRFAYKHAAGDRYRILSTVHEEGYVNRKLSLRSEILNRIAVEVVEARGGTGRHRAVFQTAERALRTEPAVRSDGYAEGQSYQWEREYESEFQRDARGYITIDRRFYMPVVRNVPVFPDRDIKVGDSWSAEGHEMHDFRDSFGISEPYRIPFTANYTFLGEQEWKGRPYPAFSVSYRIFSEPNPVAGRIWPRRILGASDQRVFWDFALGQAVAYTETFRMIFELSDGRTVEYCGTAEAEIVESPRMDKEQAVRDINRDIADLGIADASARIVDEGITISLENVQFQAESAVLLPEERAKLAKISEILRRYPNRDILVGGHTALAGTEAGRMQLSQDRAASVAEYLIAGKVRGPERMVVRGYGAEKPLGDNRTEAGRRRNRRVEITILEN from the coding sequence ATGCGACAAGTTCCTGGTTCTGCTGCCCGATTCTTCTTGCCTGCCCTGGTCCTGGCGGTCTTGGCTGTTGTTGCTCCCGGTGTCTGGGGGGAAGACGTGGGTTCCTTTCGGTTTGCCTATAAGCATGCGGCGGGGGACCGGTACCGGATTCTCTCGACGGTACATGAGGAAGGGTATGTAAACCGAAAGCTGAGTCTAAGGTCGGAGATTTTGAACCGGATTGCCGTGGAGGTTGTGGAGGCCAGGGGTGGGACTGGCCGGCACCGGGCGGTTTTCCAGACTGCGGAACGGGCTTTGCGGACAGAACCGGCTGTTCGGTCCGACGGATACGCTGAGGGGCAGAGTTATCAATGGGAACGGGAGTATGAATCGGAGTTTCAGCGGGATGCGCGGGGGTATATCACCATAGACCGGCGTTTTTATATGCCCGTGGTGAGGAATGTACCGGTTTTTCCGGATCGGGATATCAAAGTTGGGGATTCCTGGAGCGCTGAAGGACACGAAATGCACGATTTTCGGGATAGTTTCGGCATTTCCGAGCCTTACCGGATTCCTTTTACGGCGAATTATACTTTTTTAGGGGAGCAGGAATGGAAGGGGAGGCCGTATCCGGCCTTTTCGGTGTCCTACCGGATATTTTCGGAGCCTAATCCTGTGGCGGGCAGGATATGGCCGCGGCGTATCCTGGGGGCCTCGGATCAGAGGGTGTTCTGGGATTTCGCTCTGGGTCAGGCTGTGGCCTATACCGAAACCTTCCGCATGATCTTTGAGCTTTCCGACGGGCGGACCGTGGAATATTGCGGGACCGCTGAGGCTGAGATTGTTGAGTCGCCCCGTATGGATAAGGAACAGGCGGTACGGGACATTAACCGGGATATCGCAGACCTGGGCATAGCCGACGCTTCGGCGCGGATTGTGGACGAGGGGATAACCATCAGCCTGGAAAATGTGCAGTTTCAGGCGGAATCGGCGGTACTTTTGCCGGAAGAGCGGGCTAAGCTGGCTAAAATCAGCGAGATACTGCGACGATATCCGAACCGGGACATCCTGGTGGGCGGCCATACGGCGCTGGCGGGGACTGAGGCGGGGCGGATGCAGCTTTCCCAGGATAGGGCTGCCTCGGTGGCGGAGTACCTGATCGCCGGGAAGGTGCGGGGACCGGAGCGGATGGTGGTCCGGGGTTACGGCGCTGAAAAGCCCCTGGGGGATAACCGTACCGAGGCAGGACGGCGGAGGAACCGGCGGGTGGAAATTACCATACTTGAAAACTAA
- the prs gene encoding ribose-phosphate diphosphokinase has protein sequence MNYSNPANLAVLACPGGEVFADEVILHLKKYYRHKYDATVSDLVRQYNMNTDDVVRQINFINDAGPLTSLAQGGFLKYHTPQFKVPARFTMFPNGELKAEILESIRGKDIYIVQDVENRYPLSFNDGSLTRALSINDHLMSIFVTVDAVKQAGADRVTLVIPTYPYSRQHKRKGREGLTASRVGGILESLGVNRIITLDIHSREIVNAFKFMRLENLHASYQIIRQLSKVTEIRGDDLVVVSPDTGAVDRNKFYATAFKKPLALLYKERDYSRVTKDAMENNISEIKLLGNVSGKTVFMADDMLGTGGTLLKAMQFLKDQGARQVIAAISLPMFSGNAITYFDQAYKDGLFYRIIGTNAIYQEELLKREWYVSVNITKLFAQTISRLHQGLSLSSLLDNRAIIEKRLADNRSL, from the coding sequence ATGAATTATTCTAATCCGGCAAATCTTGCCGTCCTAGCATGTCCTGGTGGGGAAGTATTTGCCGATGAAGTGATCCTTCATCTGAAAAAGTACTACCGTCATAAATACGATGCAACCGTGTCCGATCTGGTTCGGCAGTACAATATGAACACCGATGACGTGGTCCGGCAGATCAACTTTATCAACGATGCGGGGCCCCTTACATCCCTTGCCCAGGGGGGCTTCCTCAAGTACCACACACCCCAATTCAAGGTTCCCGCCCGGTTTACCATGTTTCCCAACGGGGAGCTTAAAGCGGAAATTCTGGAATCTATCCGGGGGAAGGACATTTATATCGTCCAGGATGTGGAAAATCGCTATCCCCTGAGTTTTAATGACGGCAGCCTGACCAGGGCGCTTTCGATCAACGATCACCTGATGAGTATATTTGTTACCGTGGATGCGGTAAAACAGGCCGGGGCCGATAGGGTTACCCTGGTAATCCCCACCTACCCCTATTCCCGGCAGCACAAGCGGAAGGGGCGGGAAGGGCTTACCGCCAGCAGGGTGGGGGGTATCCTGGAATCCCTGGGGGTGAACCGGATTATCACCCTGGATATCCATTCCCGGGAAATCGTAAACGCCTTCAAATTTATGCGACTGGAAAATCTCCATGCCAGTTATCAGATTATACGGCAGCTTTCCAAGGTTACGGAGATTCGCGGGGACGATCTGGTGGTGGTTTCTCCGGATACCGGGGCGGTGGACCGGAACAAGTTTTACGCTACGGCCTTTAAAAAACCCCTGGCGCTGCTGTACAAGGAACGGGACTATTCCCGGGTAACCAAGGACGCCATGGAAAACAATATTTCCGAGATTAAGCTCCTGGGTAATGTTTCGGGGAAGACCGTGTTTATGGCCGACGATATGCTGGGTACCGGGGGTACCCTCCTCAAGGCCATGCAATTTCTCAAGGATCAGGGGGCCCGGCAGGTAATTGCCGCCATCAGCCTTCCCATGTTTTCCGGAAACGCTATCACTTATTTTGACCAGGCCTACAAGGACGGTCTTTTTTACCGCATCATCGGGACCAACGCGATCTACCAGGAAGAGCTCTTGAAGCGTGAATGGTATGTGAGCGTGAATATCACCAAACTGTTTGCCCAGACTATTTCCCGGCTCCATCAGGGCCTTTCCCTTAGTTCTCTTCTGGATAATCGGGCTATCATAGAAAAACGCCTCGCAGATAACCGGTCCTTATGA